One Streptomyces sp. P9-A2 DNA window includes the following coding sequences:
- a CDS encoding GntR family transcriptional regulator: MSTDLSSARTDTGAPDPTGRAPKYYRIKQHLLGLTEARPPGSPMPAERSLALEFRTSRTTVRKALQELVSEGRLIRIQGKGTFVARPKIYRTLQLTSYTEDMRNQGLTPASQLLNIDHIAAGEELAALLEVGRGEKVLRVERLRLAGGEPMAIEATHLSARRFPGLRRNLARRTSLYATLTEVYGIRLAEADETIETSPATPREADLLHTDVGLPMLRLSRHSRDETGTPVEWVRAVYRGSRYRFTATLTPPAP; the protein is encoded by the coding sequence ATGAGCACGGACCTCAGCAGCGCCCGGACCGACACGGGGGCACCGGACCCCACCGGCCGCGCCCCGAAGTACTACCGCATCAAGCAGCACTTACTGGGCCTGACCGAGGCGCGCCCACCGGGCTCGCCGATGCCGGCCGAGCGCTCCCTCGCCCTCGAGTTCCGGACCTCGCGCACCACCGTCCGCAAGGCCCTTCAGGAACTGGTGAGCGAGGGCCGGCTGATCCGCATCCAGGGCAAGGGCACCTTCGTCGCCCGCCCGAAGATCTACCGGACCCTCCAACTGACCTCGTACACCGAGGACATGCGCAACCAGGGCCTCACCCCCGCCTCCCAGCTCCTGAACATCGACCACATCGCGGCCGGTGAGGAACTGGCGGCCCTGCTCGAGGTGGGGCGGGGCGAGAAGGTGCTGCGCGTCGAGCGGCTGCGCCTGGCCGGGGGCGAACCCATGGCGATCGAGGCGACCCATCTGTCCGCGCGCCGCTTCCCCGGCCTGCGCCGGAACCTGGCCCGCCGCACCTCGCTCTACGCGACGCTCACCGAGGTGTACGGCATACGCCTGGCGGAGGCCGACGAGACCATCGAGACCTCCCCCGCCACACCGCGGGAGGCCGACCTGCTGCACACGGACGTGGGCCTGCCGATGCTGCGGCTGTCCCGCCACTCGCGGGACGAGACGGGAACGCCGGTCGAATGGGTCCGCGCGGTGTACCGCGGCTCGCGGTACCGGTTCACGGCGACCCTGACGCCGCCCGCACCCTGA
- a CDS encoding extracellular solute-binding protein, with translation MKRKLIAAIGVAGMLFSVAACGGDSGDGDKKAGADGYAGETLTVWVMDGSSPDQWQKDLTAEFEKKTKAKVKFEVQQWNGIQQKLTTSLSEENPPDVFEIGNTQTPAYAKTGGLADLADLKAEIGGEWTDSLNESSVFEGKQYAAPWYFANRVVLYNKKVWADAGLKDTPKTRDEFYDALKAIGDKTDAEPIYLPGQNWYHFVGLVIGEGGELVKKDGDKYVSNLDDPKVAAAAETYKKFQALSKAPKDKDEATPQQGEVFADGKVGAFIGMGWEAGIAIEANPKIEKDIGYFTIPGATADKPEGVFLGGSNLAVAAGSKKQELAKEFLKIALSDQFEGQLAKLNGVIPNKESLQSNLKGNAPAEAAAPAAAVGGTTPLIPEWAAVENDPNPIKTYLTAVLNGKSPAEAAKQVEGEFNKRLSQQQ, from the coding sequence GTGAAGCGCAAGCTGATAGCAGCGATCGGGGTCGCGGGCATGTTGTTCTCCGTCGCCGCGTGTGGCGGCGACAGTGGTGACGGCGACAAGAAGGCAGGCGCGGACGGTTACGCCGGCGAGACGCTCACCGTGTGGGTGATGGACGGCTCGTCGCCGGACCAGTGGCAGAAGGACCTCACCGCCGAGTTCGAGAAGAAGACCAAGGCGAAGGTCAAGTTCGAGGTCCAGCAGTGGAACGGCATCCAGCAGAAGCTGACCACGTCGCTGTCCGAGGAGAACCCGCCGGACGTCTTCGAGATCGGTAACACCCAGACCCCGGCCTACGCGAAGACCGGCGGCCTCGCCGACCTCGCCGACCTCAAGGCCGAGATCGGCGGAGAGTGGACCGACTCGCTCAACGAGTCGTCCGTCTTCGAGGGCAAGCAGTACGCGGCGCCCTGGTACTTCGCCAACCGCGTCGTCCTCTACAACAAGAAGGTCTGGGCGGACGCCGGCCTCAAGGACACGCCCAAGACCCGTGACGAGTTCTACGACGCGCTCAAGGCGATCGGTGACAAGACCGACGCGGAGCCGATCTACCTGCCCGGCCAGAACTGGTACCACTTCGTCGGCCTGGTGATCGGCGAGGGCGGCGAACTGGTCAAGAAGGACGGCGACAAGTACGTCTCCAACCTCGACGACCCGAAGGTCGCCGCCGCCGCGGAGACGTACAAGAAGTTCCAGGCGCTGTCCAAGGCGCCCAAGGACAAGGACGAGGCCACCCCGCAGCAGGGCGAGGTCTTCGCCGACGGCAAGGTCGGCGCGTTCATCGGCATGGGCTGGGAAGCCGGCATCGCGATCGAGGCCAACCCGAAGATCGAGAAGGACATCGGCTACTTCACCATCCCCGGCGCCACGGCCGACAAGCCCGAGGGCGTCTTCCTCGGCGGCTCCAACCTCGCCGTCGCCGCGGGCAGCAAGAAGCAGGAGCTCGCCAAGGAGTTCCTGAAGATCGCCCTCTCCGACCAGTTCGAGGGCCAGCTGGCCAAGCTCAACGGCGTCATCCCCAACAAGGAGTCGCTGCAGAGCAACCTCAAGGGCAACGCCCCGGCCGAGGCCGCCGCGCCGGCCGCCGCCGTCGGTGGCACCACGCCGCTGATCCCGGAGTGGGCCGCTGTGGAGAACGACCCCAACCCGATCAAGACGTACCTGACCGCCGTCCTGAACGGCAAGTCCCCGGCCGAGGCCGCCAAGCAGGTCGAGGGCGAGTTCAACAAGCGTCTGTCGCAGCAGCAGTAG
- a CDS encoding carbohydrate ABC transporter permease, with protein sequence MTVQTERPPSGPADVRKADDGGAGRPTPRAASRVGALAPYLLLLPACVASVLLLGWPLLKDVLLSFQNLNMGQLIQRVTEWNGVDNYRTALTSEDFWRVTLRSILFTAVNVVLIMVLGALVGLLLARLGKGMRFTLLLGLVLAWAMPIVAATTVYQWLFAQRFGVVNWVLDKLGWHSMADYSWTSSQMSTFFVITVLIVWMSIPFVAINLYAATTTIPKELYEAASLDGAGAWRGFTTVTLPFLRPFLYATTFLEIIWVFKAFVQVYLINQGGPDRLTEILPVYAYVEGVGNQHYGMGAAIAVLTIAILLGLTAYYLRIVLKQEEDEL encoded by the coding sequence ATGACCGTGCAGACCGAACGGCCGCCCTCCGGCCCGGCGGACGTCCGCAAGGCGGACGACGGGGGGGCCGGCAGGCCGACACCGAGAGCGGCGTCGCGCGTCGGCGCACTCGCCCCGTACCTGTTGCTGCTGCCCGCCTGTGTGGCCTCCGTGCTGCTGCTCGGCTGGCCGCTGCTGAAGGACGTGCTGCTGTCGTTCCAGAACCTCAACATGGGACAGCTGATCCAGCGCGTCACCGAATGGAACGGTGTCGACAACTACCGGACGGCCCTCACCAGTGAGGACTTCTGGCGGGTCACCCTCCGCTCGATCCTCTTCACGGCGGTCAACGTCGTCCTGATCATGGTGCTGGGCGCACTGGTCGGCCTGCTGCTCGCCCGTCTCGGCAAGGGGATGCGGTTCACCCTGCTGCTGGGCCTGGTGCTCGCCTGGGCCATGCCGATCGTGGCCGCCACCACCGTCTACCAGTGGCTGTTCGCACAGCGCTTCGGCGTCGTCAACTGGGTCCTGGACAAGCTCGGCTGGCACTCCATGGCCGACTACAGCTGGACCAGCAGCCAGATGTCGACGTTCTTCGTCATCACCGTACTGATCGTGTGGATGTCCATCCCGTTCGTCGCGATCAACCTCTACGCCGCGACCACCACGATCCCGAAGGAGCTCTACGAGGCCGCGTCCCTCGACGGCGCCGGCGCCTGGCGCGGCTTCACCACGGTCACCCTGCCGTTCCTGCGGCCGTTCCTCTACGCCACCACGTTCCTGGAGATCATCTGGGTCTTCAAGGCGTTCGTGCAGGTCTACCTCATCAACCAGGGCGGCCCCGACCGGCTCACCGAGATCCTGCCCGTCTACGCCTACGTCGAGGGTGTCGGCAACCAGCACTACGGCATGGGCGCGGCGATCGCCGTCCTGACCATCGCGATCCTGCTCGGCCTGACCGCCTACTACCTGCGGATCGTGCTCAAGCAAGAGGAGGACGAGCTGTGA